A stretch of the Flavobacterium sp. 5 genome encodes the following:
- a CDS encoding TonB-dependent receptor, with amino-acid sequence MIIKKVIYISLLLLFSFPVFSQEAKNDETHKQKFTLSGIISDSNSNETLIGVNVLIPELKVGAMTNEYGFYSITLPAGNYKIQITSMGFETIEETIELNKNSKKNFKLTGNENLLQEVVISTEKTTANIRKPEMSVNKLSISAIKKMPVVMGEVDVIKSILFLPGVTNAGEGQSGFNVRGGGADQNLILLDEAMIFNSSHVFGFFSVFNPDAIKDLKLYKGGIPSKYGGRASSVLDIYQKDGNSNDFHMNGGIGLITSRILAEGPIVKDKGSFLIGGRASYAHLFLKLANNDNSAYFYDLNTKLNYKLNTNNSLFLSGYFGRDVFSLNETFANTYGNATLNLRWNHLFNDKIFSNLSLIYSDYYYGLTLDFLGFNWNSGIRNYNLKYDFKHYLSNNLKLNYGFNSTYYDFNPGTIDPSGSNSSVNFKQLEKKYAFENGIYVEAEQIITDKLAINYGIRYSLFNRLGSSTVNLYENNQPVAYDSELKIYEKGTPIGTTFYKKNKSIASFDNFEPRLSVAYELSQNQSVKASYNRMVQYLQLVSNTASPTPIDIWTPSDNYIKPQIADQVAVGYFNNFASNEYTLEVESFYKKIKNRMDYIDGANLIANEAIEQVVLNGEMRSYGLEILLRKNTGKFNGWIAYTLSKSQQRTPGRTPDEIGINNGEWYRSAYDKTHNLAFTGNYTLSPKWNFGGNFTFQSGQPVTFPNGKYVYQDIKVPNYGERNASSLPLYHHLDVSATYTPKPLKKKGWQGEWVFSIYNVYNRKNAASISFRENVDTGANEAVKLSIFGAVPSVSYNFKF; translated from the coding sequence ATGATTATAAAGAAAGTTATTTACATTTCCTTGTTATTGCTCTTTTCCTTTCCTGTTTTCTCACAAGAGGCAAAAAATGACGAAACGCACAAACAAAAATTTACTCTTAGCGGAATCATATCGGATTCTAACAGTAATGAAACCTTAATTGGTGTGAATGTTTTAATACCAGAATTAAAAGTAGGCGCTATGACAAATGAGTATGGTTTCTACTCCATAACACTGCCTGCAGGGAACTATAAAATTCAGATTACATCAATGGGATTTGAAACTATCGAAGAAACTATTGAATTGAATAAAAACTCAAAAAAGAATTTCAAATTAACTGGCAACGAAAATCTTTTACAGGAAGTAGTTATTAGTACTGAAAAGACAACAGCCAACATACGAAAACCTGAAATGAGTGTTAACAAACTATCTATTTCGGCTATCAAAAAAATGCCTGTTGTAATGGGAGAAGTTGATGTTATAAAATCTATATTATTTCTGCCTGGAGTTACCAATGCTGGTGAAGGACAATCTGGTTTTAACGTTCGTGGTGGTGGTGCTGATCAAAATTTAATCCTTTTGGACGAAGCAATGATTTTTAACTCATCTCACGTTTTTGGATTTTTCTCTGTATTTAACCCCGATGCTATAAAAGATTTAAAATTATACAAAGGCGGAATTCCTTCTAAATATGGTGGACGAGCTTCTTCTGTATTAGATATTTATCAAAAAGACGGGAATAGTAATGATTTCCACATGAATGGAGGAATTGGATTAATTACCAGCCGAATTCTTGCCGAAGGACCAATTGTGAAAGACAAAGGATCTTTCTTAATTGGAGGTCGTGCTTCCTATGCGCATTTGTTTCTAAAATTGGCGAATAACGACAACTCAGCCTATTTTTATGATTTAAATACAAAGCTGAATTACAAACTCAACACTAATAATAGTTTATTCCTTTCTGGTTATTTTGGTCGGGATGTCTTTTCTTTAAATGAAACTTTTGCTAATACGTATGGAAACGCAACATTAAATTTGAGATGGAATCATCTTTTTAATGATAAAATATTCTCGAATTTATCTCTTATATATAGTGATTATTATTACGGGCTAACACTTGATTTCCTTGGGTTTAACTGGAATTCAGGAATTAGAAATTACAATTTAAAATATGATTTTAAGCATTACCTATCTAATAACTTAAAACTTAACTACGGATTTAACTCTACTTATTATGATTTCAATCCAGGAACAATTGATCCAAGTGGTTCTAATTCTAGTGTTAACTTTAAACAATTAGAAAAGAAATATGCGTTTGAAAATGGTATTTACGTAGAAGCAGAACAAATTATAACCGATAAATTGGCTATCAACTACGGAATACGATATAGTCTTTTTAACCGATTAGGAAGTTCTACAGTTAATTTATACGAAAATAATCAACCTGTAGCTTACGATTCCGAATTAAAAATTTACGAAAAAGGAACTCCAATCGGAACTACTTTTTACAAAAAAAACAAAAGTATTGCTAGTTTTGACAACTTTGAACCTCGCCTTTCTGTAGCTTACGAATTAAGTCAAAACCAATCGGTTAAAGCTAGTTATAACCGCATGGTGCAATACCTGCAATTGGTATCTAACACAGCATCTCCAACCCCAATAGATATTTGGACCCCAAGTGATAACTACATCAAGCCACAAATTGCAGATCAAGTAGCGGTGGGATATTTTAATAATTTTGCATCCAATGAATACACTTTAGAAGTGGAAAGTTTTTACAAGAAAATTAAAAACCGAATGGATTACATAGATGGTGCCAATTTAATTGCCAACGAAGCCATCGAACAAGTAGTTCTTAATGGAGAAATGCGCTCGTATGGTTTAGAGATATTACTGCGAAAAAACACAGGGAAATTCAATGGTTGGATTGCTTATACTTTATCAAAATCACAACAAAGAACACCTGGAAGAACTCCAGACGAAATAGGTATCAATAATGGCGAATGGTATCGTTCTGCTTATGATAAAACACACAATTTAGCCTTTACAGGAAATTACACTTTAAGCCCAAAATGGAATTTTGGAGGAAACTTCACTTTCCAATCAGGTCAACCTGTAACCTTTCCAAATGGAAAGTATGTTTATCAAGATATTAAAGTGCCGAATTATGGCGAACGAAATGCAAGCAGCCTTCCATTATATCACCATTTAGATGTATCAGCTACTTATACACCAAAACCGCTTAAAAAGAAAGGATGGCAAGGCGAATGGGTTTTTAGCATTTATAATGTTTATAATAGAAAAAATGCCGCCTCTATTAGCTTCAGAGAAAATGTAGACACAGGAGCAAACGAAGCTGTAAAACTATCCATTTTTGGAGCAGTTCCATCTGTTTCATATAATTTTAAATTCTAA
- a CDS encoding DUF4249 family protein, which yields MKNIKLFIILLITSLSIVSCEDVINVDLDTAPPKLVIDASIKWEKETTGNIQKIKLTTTTDYYSNTIPVATGATVTVTNTTLGTPVTFQFIEDGQTGEYICNNFNPIINNDYALTVVYKGQTYTSTSKFMASPVIASTEQSVKPGIEGKDVYEIKFYWQDNGAEDNFYLVGAKNANVSYPEYGVLTDEFYQGNQMFAFYRDDKIKKGDVLEFSIQGITEQYNNYMNKLLNIAGSDGGNPFSAPPATLRGNIVNQTNPDDYPLGFFHLSEIDSDTYTIQ from the coding sequence ATGAAAAACATAAAACTCTTTATAATACTACTAATTACTTCTTTATCTATTGTAAGTTGCGAAGATGTTATCAATGTCGATTTAGACACAGCACCTCCAAAATTAGTTATAGATGCTTCAATCAAATGGGAAAAAGAAACCACAGGAAACATTCAAAAAATTAAACTAACAACCACAACCGATTATTATTCGAATACTATCCCTGTAGCGACAGGGGCTACTGTTACTGTTACCAACACAACATTAGGAACTCCAGTTACTTTTCAATTTATCGAAGACGGACAAACAGGAGAATATATTTGCAACAATTTCAACCCAATTATCAATAATGACTATGCTCTTACTGTAGTTTATAAAGGTCAAACGTACACCTCAACTTCTAAGTTTATGGCTTCACCAGTAATAGCATCTACTGAGCAATCTGTAAAACCTGGAATTGAAGGCAAAGATGTTTATGAAATTAAATTTTATTGGCAAGACAACGGAGCCGAGGATAACTTTTATCTTGTAGGAGCCAAAAATGCTAACGTATCCTATCCTGAATATGGAGTACTTACTGACGAATTTTATCAAGGCAATCAAATGTTTGCTTTCTATCGAGACGACAAAATCAAAAAAGGGGATGTTTTAGAATTCAGTATACAAGGAATCACGGAACAATACAATAATTACATGAATAAGTTACTTAACATTGCTGGCTCCGATGGAGGAAACCCTTTTTCGGCCCCACCAGCTACCTTAAGAGGAAACATTGTAAATCAAACCAATCCAGATGATTATCCATTGGGCTTTTTCCATCTTTCTGAAATAGATTCTGATACCTATACTATTCAGTAG
- a CDS encoding thiamine diphosphokinase translates to MSSHHIVRDDQEPALIIANGAACNPELLGQLLEWSPLVIVLDSAIERVLELGIKVDVLLGDFDRGFDPEIYKAKQYPIEIVHTPDQDKTDLEKAFEYLIERQIPAANVVWATGKRADHTITNLTNIVRYRDLLKIVILDDHSKIFLLPNTFEKWYTAGTPISLIPVGVVNGINSKNLVYPLENDTLTIGYRTGSSNEVVQDGLVKLTYTDGDLLLMECMD, encoded by the coding sequence ATGTCTTCACACCATATCGTTCGCGACGACCAAGAACCAGCTTTAATTATTGCCAACGGTGCCGCTTGTAATCCCGAATTATTAGGACAACTACTTGAATGGTCTCCATTGGTAATCGTACTCGATTCGGCAATAGAACGAGTATTGGAATTGGGAATTAAAGTCGATGTATTACTAGGTGATTTCGATCGTGGATTTGACCCGGAAATTTACAAAGCAAAACAATATCCAATAGAAATTGTACATACTCCAGACCAAGACAAAACCGACTTGGAAAAAGCTTTTGAATACCTCATCGAAAGACAAATTCCAGCAGCAAATGTTGTTTGGGCCACAGGAAAACGTGCCGATCATACCATTACCAATCTTACAAATATTGTTCGCTATCGTGATCTACTAAAAATTGTAATTCTCGACGACCATTCCAAAATATTCTTGCTTCCCAATACGTTTGAAAAATGGTATACCGCTGGTACTCCAATTTCATTAATTCCAGTTGGAGTTGTAAACGGAATCAATTCCAAAAACTTAGTTTATCCTTTAGAAAATGACACCCTCACTATTGGATACCGAACAGGAAGCAGCAATGAAGTTGTCCAAGATGGACTAGTAAAACTAACCTATACAGATGGGGATTTATTATTAATGGAATGTATGGATTAA
- a CDS encoding amidohydrolase, with protein MKTNQLSQLLSVSAVLFFSTVICNKTTAQNKNYATTIATAADKIEPKVIDWRHDIHQNPELGNREVRTAALIAKHLQSLGIEVKTGVGITGVVGILKGDKPGPVVALRADMDALPVEEKNDLPFASKVKTTYNGKETPVMHACGHDAHVAILMGVAEILSGMKKDLKGTVKFIFQPAEEGAPYGEEGGAALMIKEGVLENPKVDVIFGLHMDAQTEVGKIGYRPGGIMAAVGSLKITVNGKGSHGAAPWSAIDPIVVSAQIINNLQTIVSRNVNITENPAVVTIASIHGGNRDNIISDKVEMLGTVRTFSDSDQKLIYDRVKQVAEKTAESAGATADVILPYEHYYPVTYNNEKLTAEMLPTLEKSAGKENVLLKPAITGAEDFSFFQKKVPGMYFFIGGLPKGADSKTSGPHHTSQFIIDDKALKTGLKSLSNLVLDYMEMTKK; from the coding sequence ATGAAAACAAATCAACTTTCCCAACTATTGAGTGTATCGGCTGTCCTGTTTTTTAGCACGGTAATTTGCAATAAGACAACCGCACAGAATAAAAACTATGCAACAACTATAGCCACTGCAGCAGATAAAATTGAACCAAAAGTAATCGACTGGAGACACGACATACATCAAAACCCAGAACTTGGTAACCGTGAAGTACGAACTGCTGCTTTGATTGCCAAACATTTACAATCATTAGGAATTGAAGTAAAAACCGGTGTGGGGATTACAGGTGTAGTGGGGATTTTGAAAGGAGATAAACCCGGACCAGTAGTAGCTCTTCGAGCTGATATGGATGCACTACCTGTCGAAGAAAAAAATGATTTACCATTTGCTTCAAAAGTAAAAACCACTTATAACGGAAAAGAAACTCCAGTTATGCACGCTTGCGGACACGATGCTCACGTAGCGATATTGATGGGGGTTGCCGAGATATTATCGGGTATGAAAAAAGACTTAAAAGGTACTGTCAAATTTATCTTTCAGCCAGCCGAAGAAGGGGCTCCTTATGGCGAAGAAGGTGGCGCAGCTCTTATGATCAAAGAAGGAGTATTGGAAAATCCAAAAGTAGATGTGATTTTTGGATTACACATGGATGCACAAACTGAAGTTGGAAAAATTGGCTATCGTCCAGGCGGAATTATGGCTGCCGTAGGATCTCTTAAAATTACTGTAAACGGAAAAGGTTCTCATGGAGCTGCCCCTTGGTCTGCTATTGATCCGATCGTTGTTTCGGCACAAATAATCAATAATCTGCAAACCATTGTAAGCCGTAATGTAAACATCACCGAAAATCCTGCTGTAGTAACCATTGCTTCTATTCATGGCGGAAACCGTGACAACATAATTTCAGATAAAGTAGAAATGTTGGGTACTGTAAGAACTTTTTCAGACTCGGATCAAAAACTAATTTACGACAGAGTCAAACAAGTAGCCGAAAAAACTGCCGAATCTGCTGGCGCTACTGCCGATGTAATCCTACCTTACGAGCATTATTACCCTGTTACTTATAACAACGAAAAACTAACTGCCGAAATGTTGCCTACCCTGGAAAAATCTGCAGGCAAGGAAAACGTACTATTGAAACCCGCCATAACTGGTGCAGAAGATTTTTCATTCTTTCAGAAAAAAGTTCCGGGAATGTACTTTTTTATAGGTGGTTTACCAAAAGGCGCCGATTCTAAAACATCTGGTCCACATCATACCTCTCAATTTATTATTGACGACAAAGCTTTAAAAACAGGATTAAAATCGTTGTCAAATTTGGTCTTGGACTATATGGAGATGACAAAAAAATAA
- a CDS encoding serine hydrolase, with protein MKNSILILTFILFASLSFGQTIKRIDGTKISVDSIQHKIDYLMKAANVSGVAVSIFNDNKPVFSKTYGFANVPKKEPLTQNSVMYGASFSKAVFAYIVMQFVDEKIIDLDKPLYQYLSKPLPDYDFTSKKRGYKDLQNDERYKKITARMCLTHTTGLPNWRWIEEDKKLKIKFEPGTRYSYSGEGLYLLQFVLEQITKKNLEEIAQERVFKPLDMQYTSYIWQKKFDSNICLGHNGNGEPYELNQTQNPNAAGSLSTTLSDYTKFFTALIKGQGISKNAFIEMTSAQVRIKSRRQFGPLAKIDSTDNDAIALSYGLGIGVFKTPYGRAFFKEGHDDGWGHYSICFPDKKIAIIIMTNNDNGESIFKELLKYSIGDSFTPWQWENYIPYNAKN; from the coding sequence ATGAAAAACAGCATACTCATTTTGACTTTTATTCTGTTCGCAAGTTTATCATTCGGACAAACAATAAAACGCATTGATGGAACAAAAATCTCCGTTGACAGCATTCAGCATAAAATTGATTATTTGATGAAAGCTGCAAATGTTTCAGGAGTTGCAGTTTCTATTTTTAATGACAATAAACCCGTTTTTAGTAAAACGTATGGTTTTGCAAATGTTCCCAAAAAAGAGCCACTCACACAGAATTCTGTTATGTACGGAGCATCCTTTTCAAAAGCTGTTTTTGCGTATATTGTAATGCAATTTGTTGATGAAAAAATTATCGATTTGGATAAACCCTTATATCAATATCTCTCCAAACCTCTACCCGATTATGATTTTACCAGCAAAAAACGTGGCTATAAAGATTTACAGAATGACGAGAGATATAAAAAAATCACTGCCCGAATGTGCCTCACACACACTACTGGCCTACCCAATTGGCGTTGGATTGAAGAAGATAAAAAACTTAAAATAAAATTTGAACCAGGTACACGTTATAGTTACTCAGGCGAAGGGCTTTATTTATTGCAATTTGTATTGGAACAGATTACAAAAAAGAATCTGGAAGAGATTGCACAAGAAAGAGTTTTCAAACCTTTGGATATGCAATATACAAGCTACATTTGGCAGAAAAAATTTGATAGTAACATTTGTTTAGGACATAATGGAAATGGAGAACCATATGAACTCAATCAAACTCAAAACCCAAATGCAGCAGGTTCATTGAGCACAACACTTTCCGATTATACTAAATTCTTTACTGCATTAATAAAAGGACAAGGAATTAGCAAAAACGCTTTTATAGAGATGACTTCAGCACAAGTCCGTATCAAATCAAGGCGCCAATTTGGGCCACTTGCAAAAATTGATAGCACAGACAATGACGCCATAGCATTAAGTTACGGATTGGGTATTGGCGTTTTCAAGACACCTTATGGAAGAGCTTTTTTTAAAGAGGGACACGATGATGGTTGGGGACATTATTCTATTTGTTTTCCAGATAAAAAAATTGCCATAATCATAATGACAAACAATGATAACGGCGAAAGTATTTTTAAGGAACTTTTAAAGTATTCCATTGGTGACAGTTTCACACCGTGGCAATGGGAAAATTATATTCCTTATAATGCAAAGAACTAA
- a CDS encoding DUF2200 domain-containing protein, with product MNNLDTHNQRIAKMTFATVYPLYLAKIEKKDRTKEELHQVIKWLTGFDDDKIQELITEKVTFEAFFEQATLNPNAQLITGVICGYRIEEIENTLTKQVRYLDKLVDELAKGRKMEKILRG from the coding sequence ATGAATAATCTCGACACTCACAATCAACGTATCGCAAAAATGACTTTCGCTACTGTCTATCCTTTGTATCTCGCAAAGATTGAAAAGAAAGATAGAACAAAAGAAGAGTTGCATCAGGTTATAAAATGGCTAACAGGCTTCGATGACGATAAAATTCAAGAACTTATAACTGAAAAAGTAACTTTCGAAGCCTTCTTCGAACAAGCTACGCTAAATCCAAATGCTCAACTCATAACCGGTGTAATATGTGGATATCGTATCGAGGAAATCGAAAATACTTTGACAAAGCAGGTTCGTTATTTGGATAAGCTGGTCGATGAGTTGGCAAAAGGCAGAAAAATGGAGAAGATTTTACGTGGTTAA
- the rlmF gene encoding 23S rRNA (adenine(1618)-N(6))-methyltransferase RlmF, which translates to MKSIKNTEKTSLHPRNPHRFGYNFELLTQNNPELGKFVFVNKHDIETIDFSDPQAVKLLNQALLQTDYGIQNWDIPKNYLCPPIPGRADYIHYLADLLALSNKGKIPEGENVLGLDIGVGSNCIYPILGHATYGWNFVGTDIDLKAIENCSKIIEANPKLIEAISLQQQTESRFIFKNIITPEDRFTFILCNPPFHNSAEEAQKSTTRKVNNLNPKAPKIDKPVLNFGGQNTELWCDGGELGFIKQMIYESAKYPMQCLWFTTLVSKSDNLKSIYKTLAKVQPATIKTIDMAQGQKTSRFVAWSFLTEEQQENWKFE; encoded by the coding sequence ATGAAATCAATAAAAAATACCGAAAAGACAAGTTTACATCCAAGAAATCCTCATCGATTTGGATATAACTTTGAACTATTAACACAAAATAATCCCGAACTAGGGAAATTTGTTTTTGTTAATAAGCATGACATTGAAACAATTGATTTTAGTGATCCTCAAGCTGTAAAATTACTCAACCAAGCTTTATTACAAACGGATTACGGTATTCAAAATTGGGACATTCCTAAAAATTATCTTTGTCCGCCAATTCCTGGACGTGCAGATTATATTCATTATCTAGCCGATTTGTTGGCTTTATCTAATAAAGGAAAAATCCCAGAAGGGGAAAATGTATTGGGTCTTGATATTGGTGTAGGTTCAAATTGTATCTACCCTATTCTTGGTCATGCAACTTATGGATGGAATTTTGTAGGTACTGATATCGACTTAAAGGCTATCGAAAATTGCAGTAAAATTATTGAAGCTAATCCAAAACTAATCGAGGCTATTAGCTTACAACAACAAACCGAATCTCGTTTTATTTTTAAAAACATTATCACACCCGAAGATAGATTTACTTTTATACTTTGCAATCCGCCTTTTCATAATTCTGCCGAAGAAGCACAAAAAAGCACTACTCGAAAAGTAAATAATTTGAATCCAAAAGCACCGAAAATAGACAAACCTGTTTTGAACTTCGGTGGTCAAAATACCGAATTGTGGTGTGATGGAGGTGAACTCGGATTTATCAAACAAATGATCTACGAAAGTGCCAAATACCCTATGCAATGTTTATGGTTTACCACTTTAGTTTCTAAAAGTGATAACCTAAAAAGCATTTATAAAACATTAGCCAAAGTACAACCTGCAACTATAAAAACGATTGACATGGCTCAAGGCCAAAAAACCAGCCGATTTGTTGCTTGGTCATTTTTAACCGAAGAACAGCAAGAAAACTGGAAGTTTGAGTAA
- the uvrB gene encoding excinuclease ABC subunit UvrB, whose translation MDFKVVSDYSPKGDQPQAIEKLAQGIEAGEQFQTLLGVTGSGKTFTVANVIQEVQKPTLILAHNKTLAAQLYSEFKQFFPNNAVEYFVSYYDYYQPEAFMPVTGVFIEKDLSINEELEKMRLSTTSSLLSGRRDIIVVASVSCIYGIGNPVEFQKNVIAIETNQIISRTKLLKSLVQSLYSRTEADFTPGNFRIKGDTVEVYPSYADDAFRIHFFGDEIEEIESFDTKTSKVIERFKKLTIYPANMFVTSPDVLQNAIWEIQQDLVKQVDYFKETGKHLEAKRLEERTNFDLEMIRELGYCSGIENYSRYLDGREAGTRPFCLLDYFPKDFLMVVDESHVTISQVHAMYGGDRSRKENLVEYGFRLPAAMDNRPLKFEEFEAMQNQTIYVSATPADYELQKCDGVYVEQIIRPTGLLDPIIEIRPSLNQIDDLIEEIQQRCELDERVLVTTLTKRMAEELAKYLTKVNIRCRYIHSDVDTLERIEIMQDLRKGIFDVLIGVNLLREGLDLPEVSLVAILDADKEGFLRSHRSLTQTIGRAARNLNGKAIMYADKITASMQKTIDETEYRRTKQINFNTENNIVPQALNKKIESAFTNNKLVEYELGHIMNAAAEPETAYMSKPDLEKLIREKRKAMEKAAKDLDFMQAAKFRDEIKKLQEQIH comes from the coding sequence ATGGATTTCAAAGTAGTTTCAGATTATAGTCCAAAAGGAGATCAACCGCAAGCTATTGAGAAATTAGCTCAAGGTATTGAGGCAGGTGAACAATTCCAAACACTTTTGGGAGTTACAGGCTCAGGAAAAACATTTACAGTTGCCAATGTAATTCAGGAAGTGCAAAAGCCAACTCTAATTTTAGCTCACAATAAAACTTTGGCAGCTCAATTATATTCGGAGTTCAAACAGTTTTTTCCAAATAATGCTGTAGAATACTTCGTTTCCTACTACGATTATTACCAACCAGAAGCTTTTATGCCCGTTACAGGGGTTTTTATCGAAAAAGATTTGTCTATTAATGAAGAGCTTGAAAAAATGCGTTTAAGCACTACTTCTTCGCTCCTATCGGGACGCAGGGATATTATTGTGGTCGCATCTGTTTCTTGCATTTATGGTATTGGAAATCCTGTAGAATTTCAAAAGAACGTCATTGCTATCGAAACCAATCAAATCATTTCAAGAACCAAATTATTAAAAAGTCTGGTTCAAAGTTTGTATTCCAGAACAGAAGCAGATTTTACTCCTGGTAATTTCAGAATCAAAGGCGATACAGTTGAAGTGTATCCAAGTTATGCCGATGATGCATTTAGGATTCATTTTTTTGGTGATGAAATTGAAGAAATCGAAAGTTTCGACACCAAGACTTCCAAAGTCATTGAACGCTTCAAAAAACTTACTATTTATCCAGCTAATATGTTTGTAACTTCTCCAGATGTGTTGCAAAATGCAATTTGGGAAATCCAACAGGATTTGGTCAAACAAGTAGATTATTTTAAAGAGACTGGAAAACATTTAGAAGCAAAACGTTTAGAAGAACGAACTAATTTCGATTTAGAAATGATTCGGGAATTGGGGTATTGCTCAGGAATTGAAAATTATTCCCGTTACCTCGACGGCAGAGAAGCTGGTACAAGACCTTTCTGTTTATTGGATTATTTCCCAAAAGACTTTTTGATGGTTGTGGATGAAAGTCACGTAACGATTTCACAAGTACATGCCATGTATGGAGGTGACCGTTCACGTAAAGAAAATTTGGTGGAATACGGTTTTAGATTACCCGCAGCAATGGACAATAGACCATTGAAATTTGAAGAATTTGAAGCGATGCAAAACCAAACTATTTATGTTTCGGCAACGCCAGCTGATTATGAATTACAAAAATGTGATGGTGTTTATGTAGAGCAAATTATTCGTCCAACGGGATTATTGGATCCAATTATTGAAATCCGACCAAGTTTGAATCAAATTGATGATTTGATAGAAGAAATTCAGCAACGATGTGAATTAGACGAACGTGTTTTAGTAACCACTTTGACCAAAAGAATGGCTGAAGAGTTGGCTAAATACTTAACTAAAGTAAACATTCGTTGTCGTTACATTCACTCAGATGTAGATACTTTAGAACGAATTGAAATCATGCAGGATTTACGAAAAGGAATATTTGATGTTTTAATTGGTGTGAATTTATTGCGTGAAGGATTGGATTTACCTGAAGTTTCATTGGTAGCAATTTTAGATGCTGACAAAGAAGGATTTTTAAGAAGCCACCGTTCACTTACACAAACTATTGGTCGTGCCGCAAGGAACTTAAACGGAAAAGCAATTATGTATGCCGACAAAATCACAGCCAGCATGCAAAAAACAATTGATGAAACTGAATATAGAAGAACCAAACAAATCAATTTCAATACAGAGAACAATATTGTCCCTCAGGCTTTAAATAAAAAAATTGAGAGTGCCTTTACCAATAACAAATTGGTAGAATACGAATTGGGACATATTATGAATGCAGCAGCAGAACCCGAAACTGCTTATATGTCAAAACCAGATTTAGAAAAATTGATTCGCGAAAAACGAAAAGCAATGGAAAAAGCCGCAAAAGATTTAGACTTTATGCAGGCAGCAAAATTCCGTGATGAGATAAAAAAATTACAAGAACAAATTCATTAA
- a CDS encoding TerB family tellurite resistance protein gives MNTQEEKIKLLSEMIAFSVVDGRLHEREYQFVWIVAQELGLNKNEFNELFHQELPDGVIKSEFERIQQFYRLALLMHCDGVLHSKEEEAIRQIAINMGLNPSATNRILKMMKESSNAMISPEVLLSLFQEQLN, from the coding sequence ATGAATACCCAGGAAGAAAAAATAAAGTTATTATCGGAGATGATTGCGTTTTCAGTTGTCGATGGCAGATTGCATGAAAGAGAATATCAATTTGTTTGGATAGTGGCTCAGGAACTAGGTCTTAACAAAAATGAATTCAATGAATTGTTTCATCAAGAATTGCCTGACGGAGTTATCAAATCAGAGTTTGAAAGGATTCAGCAATTTTATCGTTTGGCATTGTTAATGCATTGCGACGGTGTTTTGCATTCAAAAGAAGAAGAAGCCATTCGCCAAATTGCAATTAACATGGGATTGAATCCAAGTGCTACTAACCGTATTTTAAAGATGATGAAAGAATCTTCTAATGCGATGATTTCTCCCGAAGTACTTTTAAGCCTTTTCCAAGAGCAACTCAATTAA